The following are encoded together in the Nitrospirota bacterium genome:
- a CDS encoding galactose-1-phosphate uridylyltransferase: MSLMHELRKDPVLNRWIIAAKTPPATLTDFVIKEREEPDDPQDCPLCAGREGSTPPEITAVRGKGSKPNSPGWLTRVIPNFKPLLQIEGELNPEGIGMYDKINGVGANELIIETPEHIMNPGEMDVRQVTRTLLMYKERSLDLENDKRLRYILISKSYGKAAGALYSHPHSQLTASPIIPQRIKGELDSAKAYYKMKERCIFCDILREEEKTGERIVLESRDFIAFCPFASAFPFEIWIVPRRHECSFQETEGKEIEDLGLTIFTLLNKLAKLLNDPPYNLALHNAPNRIPRREHWHTLGDDFHWHIEIVPRLSAPAFEWSLGFYLLNIPPEAGAKYLREV, translated from the coding sequence CCTGACAGACTTTGTGATAAAAGAAAGGGAAGAGCCTGACGACCCCCAGGACTGCCCGCTTTGTGCAGGGAGGGAAGGGAGCACGCCTCCTGAAATAACAGCCGTCAGGGGAAAGGGTTCTAAACCAAACAGCCCGGGATGGCTTACGAGGGTTATCCCAAATTTTAAACCCTTGCTTCAGATTGAAGGCGAACTAAATCCTGAAGGCATAGGGATGTACGACAAGATAAACGGCGTAGGCGCAAATGAATTGATTATAGAGACCCCTGAGCATATTATGAACCCTGGAGAAATGGATGTGAGGCAGGTGACAAGGACGCTCCTGATGTATAAAGAAAGGAGTTTAGACCTTGAAAATGATAAAAGATTAAGATACATCCTGATTTCCAAGAGTTACGGCAAGGCTGCAGGCGCTTTATACAGCCATCCACATTCCCAGCTTACCGCATCTCCTATTATCCCACAAAGGATAAAGGGGGAACTGGACAGCGCCAAGGCATATTACAAGATGAAAGAGCGGTGCATATTCTGTGATATTCTCAGGGAGGAAGAAAAGACAGGCGAGAGGATTGTCCTTGAAAGCAGGGATTTCATAGCTTTCTGTCCGTTTGCCTCCGCATTTCCCTTTGAAATTTGGATAGTGCCGAGAAGGCATGAGTGCTCTTTTCAGGAAACCGAGGGCAAAGAAATTGAAGACCTCGGCCTTACAATTTTTACTCTCCTGAATAAATTGGCAAAACTGCTCAATGATCCGCCTTACAACCTGGCCCTTCATAATGCGCCCAACAGGATACCGAGGCGGGAGCACTGGCATACGCTCGGTGATGATTTCCACTGGCATATTGAAATAGTGCCGCGGTTAAGCGCTCCGGCGTTTGAATGGAGTTTAGGTTTTTACTTATTAAACATACCCCCTGAAGCGGGGGCAAAATATTTAAGGGAGGTTTAA
- a CDS encoding universal stress protein, translated as MKVEKILFPTDFSEGSFHALPYAVDLAKHYNAKLFIIHVIYDIAKATDSHIPHISADELYKEISAWAQKEMESCCIEGIRGLTDVKKQVVRGIPYEEIIKFAGDEKVDMIVMGTYGKKGLERFIFGSTAERVVRRAPCPVMTVRVPRHREK; from the coding sequence ATGAAGGTTGAGAAAATACTTTTTCCGACTGATTTTTCAGAGGGTTCTTTTCATGCCCTGCCGTATGCGGTTGATTTGGCAAAGCATTATAACGCAAAACTTTTTATTATTCATGTCATCTATGATATTGCAAAGGCCACAGACTCTCACATCCCTCATATCTCGGCGGATGAACTTTACAAGGAAATATCCGCATGGGCACAGAAGGAAATGGAATCGTGCTGCATTGAGGGAATCAGGGGGCTTACGGATGTTAAGAAGCAGGTAGTAAGGGGCATTCCCTACGAGGAGATAATTAAATTTGCCGGTGATGAAAAGGTTGATATGATTGTCATGGGGACTTATGGGAAAAAAGGACTTGAGCGATTTATCTTCGGCAGCACAGCGGAAAGGGTGGTGAGACGCGCTCCATGTCCGGTGATGACAGTAAGAGTGCCAAGGCACAGGGAAAAGTAG
- a CDS encoding energy transducer TonB — translation MKLNHYIALSILSHFLLFTILTTALPVQRYRSNRHIFNVNIVSPVEILAKNLSGRASQAWNNREVSVSRRQANNPVTTPQFSITQNTPPKTMNGSNSLSSSSSSNSPDSSKGLNELNGLNNSNNSTNQKAAPLNPRAFLFDRETIEKFAKEAPQKKNLTFSAPEFQHRGYMRLLKEKIEDIWKYPQTAARQGVTGDLYIKFTIKKDGKLSEVELIRTSGHKDLDEAAIKAIKDAEPYWPLPYDWNKDALEVTGHFIYFHGGGYIM, via the coding sequence TTGAAACTGAATCATTATATAGCCTTATCAATTTTGTCCCATTTCTTACTTTTCACAATTCTGACGACAGCCCTTCCTGTCCAGAGATACCGGAGCAACCGGCATATTTTCAATGTAAATATCGTTAGCCCTGTTGAGATTTTGGCGAAAAACTTAAGCGGCAGGGCGAGTCAAGCATGGAATAACCGTGAGGTGTCAGTTAGCAGGCGTCAGGCAAATAATCCTGTCACGACTCCGCAATTCTCCATTACGCAAAACACTCCGCCAAAGACTATGAATGGTTCAAATAGTTTAAGCAGTTCAAGCAGTTCAAATAGTCCGGATAGTTCAAAGGGGTTGAACGAATTAAACGGCTTGAACAACTCAAACAACTCCACAAATCAGAAAGCTGCGCCATTAAACCCGAGGGCATTTTTATTTGACAGAGAAACAATTGAGAAATTTGCAAAAGAGGCGCCGCAAAAAAAGAATCTTACCTTCAGCGCTCCTGAGTTTCAGCACAGGGGCTACATGAGATTGCTGAAGGAGAAAATAGAAGACATATGGAAGTATCCTCAGACTGCGGCAAGACAGGGGGTTACAGGAGATCTTTATATAAAATTTACAATCAAAAAAGACGGAAAGCTCAGCGAGGTGGAGCTCATAAGGACCTCCGGACACAAAGACCTTGATGAGGCTGCGATAAAGGCGATTAAAGACGCCGAGCCTTACTGGCCTCTGCCTTATGACTGGAACAAGGACGCCCTTGAAGTAACAGGGCATTTTATTTATTTTCACGGCGGGGGATATATCATGTGA